From Mytilus edulis chromosome 8, xbMytEdul2.2, whole genome shotgun sequence, one genomic window encodes:
- the LOC139484450 gene encoding uncharacterized protein, whose product MRFRANPVVITTDIEKALLHEGLNEDDPYATRFLWLSNPSDQTRYLQTYRFISVLFGATCSPFMLNDTILKHLQHYNITAATFMERYFYVDNMLTSLQNEDEANTYYKEARAMLKKAGFNL is encoded by the coding sequence ATGAGATTTAGAGCCAACCCTGTCGTCATAACAAcggatattgaaaaagccttattGCATGAAGGATTAAACGAGGATGACCCATACGCTACACGTTTCTTGTGGCTCAGTAACCCATCCGACCAAACACGTTATCTGCAAACTTACAGGTTCATATCCGTTCTGTTCGGAGCGACTTGTTCGCCGTTTATGCTCAACGACACGATACTGAAGCATTTACAACATTACAACATTACAGCAGCTACATTTATGGAAAGATACTTTTACGTGGACAATATGTTGACAAGTTTACAGAACGAGGATGAGGCTAATACGTATTACAAGGAAGCGAGAGCAATGTTGAAGAAAGCCGGATTCAACCTATGA